The following coding sequences lie in one Drosophila sulfurigaster albostrigata strain 15112-1811.04 chromosome 2R, ASM2355843v2, whole genome shotgun sequence genomic window:
- the LOC133836624 gene encoding protein spaetzle isoform X8, which yields MPPFWWKLLKIMLLLFALFTTLPAEDIEQRVRSIFKVHDGDGVMIFNSTTQQQHHQQPSTTHHQQQQPFNPQLQRPTPRRPISDIIVFPDSIDKYRTTTPPPPPSIDTGDHQCVDGFNQSRSFCTKVHNYPDLSGLKGVLANRFANFFSDEPQPTDVGLRINDDEQYLCNSHVRYLYPKLGQRLDLSWQIIVNTDDFKQGILIEECDHEGESCQFLDSFPNNYVPVCKQHYVIRHLATVNNASNGQPEVANEPFKIPSCCKCVIKSKFSGDSSP from the exons ATGCCTCCCTTTTGGTGGAAACTACTCAAAATAATGTTACTGCTCTTCGCACTCTTCACAACG TTGCCTGCCGAGGATATCGAGCAGCGTGTTCGTTCCATATTCAAGGTGCACGATGGCGATGGTGTAATGATTTTCAAT TCCACAacccaacaacagcaccatcAACAGCCCTCAACTacgcatcatcagcagcagcagccgttcAATCCTCAATTGCAGCGACCAACACCACGTCGTCCCATTTCGGACA TTATCGTGTTTCCCGACTCTATAGATAAGTATCGGACAACtacgccaccgccaccgccatcgATCGATACGGGCGATCATCAGTGCGTCGATGGCTTCAATCAGAGCCGTTCCTTCTGCACCAAGGTCCACAACTATCCCGACTTGTCTGGACTGAAAGGTGTTTTGGCAAATCGATTTGCCAACTTCTTCAGCGATGAGCCGCAGCCCACGGATGTGGGTCTCCGCATCAACGATGACGAGCAGTATCTGTGCAACAGTCATGTGAGATACTTGTATCCCAAACTGGGTCAGCGCTTGGATCTCTCCTGGCAGATAATCGTGAATACAGATGACTTCAAGCAGGGCATACTCATTGAAGAGTGCGA TCACGAGGGCGAGAGCTGTCAATTCCTGGACAGCTTTCCTAACAACTATGTGCCAGTCTGTAAACAACATTACGTGATACGCCATTTGGCCACGGTCAACAATGCCAGCAACGGGCAACCTGAGGTGGCCAACGAACCCTTCAAGATTCCTTCGTGCTGCAAGTGCGTGATAAAGAGCAAATTCTCAGGGGACAGCAGCCCTTGA
- the LOC133836624 gene encoding protein spaetzle isoform X3 gives MSKRREAEAEAEAEANSVATRSATAATNNSIDLTPFLSDNLLNIMRNRSQQQQPQPRDESRSHAEEEEQQQTGEVELPAEDIEQRVRSIFKVHDGDGVMIFNTTTTDDAPFMPSISTTMLGDQPASSDTWPYSQSESESETESQAETNAKPKHYHQYQSLNHQQQSFKVQRSPDGKLNLVFNDPLVSLQSTTQQQHHQQPSTTHHQQQQPFNPQLQRPTPRRPISDIIVFPDSIDKYRTTTPPPPPSIDTGDHQCVDGFNQSRSFCTKVHNYPDLSGLKGVLANRFANFFSDEPQPTDVGLRINDDEQYLCNSHVRYLYPKLGQRLDLSWQIIVNTDDFKQGILIEECDHEGESCQFLDSFPNNYVPVCKQHYVIRHLATVNNASNGQPEVANEPFKIPSCCKCVIKSKFSGDSSP, from the exons ATGTCAAAGCGACGCGAGGCAGAGGccgaggcagaggcagaggcaaatTCAGTGGCAACGAGGTCAGCAACTGCGGCAACAAACAACTCCATTGATCTGACGCCCTTTCTGTCCGACAACCTGTTGAATATAATGCGTAACAgatcacagcagcagcaaccgcagccGCGGGATGAGTCACGATCACATGCGGAagaggaggagcagcagcagacaggCGAGGTGGAG TTGCCTGCCGAGGATATCGAGCAGCGTGTTCGTTCCATATTCAAGGTGCACGATGGCGATGGTGTAATGATTTTCAAT acgacAACAACGGACGATGCACCTTTCATGCCATCCATATCCACCACCATGCTTGGTGATCAGCCAGCATCATCCGATACTTGGCCATACTCgcaatcagaatcagaatcagaaacTGAGTCTCAGGCAGAGACAAATGCCAAGCCCAAGCACTATCATCAATATCAAAGCTTGAACCATCAGCAGCAATCGTTCAAAGTGCAGAGATCACCGGATGGCAAGCTGAATCTTGTCTTTAACGATCCACTCGTGTCTTTGCAGTCCACAacccaacaacagcaccatcAACAGCCCTCAACTacgcatcatcagcagcagcagccgttcAATCCTCAATTGCAGCGACCAACACCACGTCGTCCCATTTCGGACA TTATCGTGTTTCCCGACTCTATAGATAAGTATCGGACAACtacgccaccgccaccgccatcgATCGATACGGGCGATCATCAGTGCGTCGATGGCTTCAATCAGAGCCGTTCCTTCTGCACCAAGGTCCACAACTATCCCGACTTGTCTGGACTGAAAGGTGTTTTGGCAAATCGATTTGCCAACTTCTTCAGCGATGAGCCGCAGCCCACGGATGTGGGTCTCCGCATCAACGATGACGAGCAGTATCTGTGCAACAGTCATGTGAGATACTTGTATCCCAAACTGGGTCAGCGCTTGGATCTCTCCTGGCAGATAATCGTGAATACAGATGACTTCAAGCAGGGCATACTCATTGAAGAGTGCGA TCACGAGGGCGAGAGCTGTCAATTCCTGGACAGCTTTCCTAACAACTATGTGCCAGTCTGTAAACAACATTACGTGATACGCCATTTGGCCACGGTCAACAATGCCAGCAACGGGCAACCTGAGGTGGCCAACGAACCCTTCAAGATTCCTTCGTGCTGCAAGTGCGTGATAAAGAGCAAATTCTCAGGGGACAGCAGCCCTTGA
- the LOC133836626 gene encoding uncharacterized protein LOC133836626, translating to MDRIFGNFNNRFKNVGNMEGKRMALKLVGFYAMGWTLRKLLK from the coding sequence ATGGATCGGATTTTTGGAAATTTCAACAATAGATTCAAGAACGTTGGCAATATGGAGGGCAAGCGAATGGCCCTCAAGCTCGTTGGATTCTATGCCATGGGTTGGACGCTACGCAAACTcctcaaataa
- the LOC133836624 gene encoding protein spaetzle isoform X4, producing the protein MPPFWWKLLKIMLLLFALFTTLPAEDIEQRVRSIFKVHDGDGVMIFNTTTTDDAPFMPSISTTMLGDQPASSDTWPYSQSESESETESQAETNAKPKHYHQYQSLNHQQQSFKVQRSPDGKLNLVFNDPLVSLQSTTQQQHHQQPSTTHHQQQQPFNPQLQRPTPRRPISDIIVFPDSIDKYRTTTPPPPPSIDTGDHQCVDGFNQSRSFCTKVHNYPDLSGLKGVLANRFANFFSDEPQPTDVGLRINDDEQYLCNSHVRYLYPKLGQRLDLSWQIIVNTDDFKQGILIEECDHEGESCQFLDSFPNNYVPVCKQHYVIRHLATVNNASNGQPEVANEPFKIPSCCKCVIKSKFSGDSSP; encoded by the exons ATGCCTCCCTTTTGGTGGAAACTACTCAAAATAATGTTACTGCTCTTCGCACTCTTCACAACG TTGCCTGCCGAGGATATCGAGCAGCGTGTTCGTTCCATATTCAAGGTGCACGATGGCGATGGTGTAATGATTTTCAAT acgacAACAACGGACGATGCACCTTTCATGCCATCCATATCCACCACCATGCTTGGTGATCAGCCAGCATCATCCGATACTTGGCCATACTCgcaatcagaatcagaatcagaaacTGAGTCTCAGGCAGAGACAAATGCCAAGCCCAAGCACTATCATCAATATCAAAGCTTGAACCATCAGCAGCAATCGTTCAAAGTGCAGAGATCACCGGATGGCAAGCTGAATCTTGTCTTTAACGATCCACTCGTGTCTTTGCAGTCCACAacccaacaacagcaccatcAACAGCCCTCAACTacgcatcatcagcagcagcagccgttcAATCCTCAATTGCAGCGACCAACACCACGTCGTCCCATTTCGGACA TTATCGTGTTTCCCGACTCTATAGATAAGTATCGGACAACtacgccaccgccaccgccatcgATCGATACGGGCGATCATCAGTGCGTCGATGGCTTCAATCAGAGCCGTTCCTTCTGCACCAAGGTCCACAACTATCCCGACTTGTCTGGACTGAAAGGTGTTTTGGCAAATCGATTTGCCAACTTCTTCAGCGATGAGCCGCAGCCCACGGATGTGGGTCTCCGCATCAACGATGACGAGCAGTATCTGTGCAACAGTCATGTGAGATACTTGTATCCCAAACTGGGTCAGCGCTTGGATCTCTCCTGGCAGATAATCGTGAATACAGATGACTTCAAGCAGGGCATACTCATTGAAGAGTGCGA TCACGAGGGCGAGAGCTGTCAATTCCTGGACAGCTTTCCTAACAACTATGTGCCAGTCTGTAAACAACATTACGTGATACGCCATTTGGCCACGGTCAACAATGCCAGCAACGGGCAACCTGAGGTGGCCAACGAACCCTTCAAGATTCCTTCGTGCTGCAAGTGCGTGATAAAGAGCAAATTCTCAGGGGACAGCAGCCCTTGA
- the LOC133836624 gene encoding protein spaetzle isoform X5, with protein MPPFWWKLLKIMLLLFALFTTIVCINSEMSKRREAEAEAEAEANSVATRSATAATNNSIDLTPFLSDNLLNIMRNRSQQQQPQPRDESRSHAEEEEQQQTGEVELPAEDIEQRVRSIFKVHDGDGVMIFNSTTQQQHHQQPSTTHHQQQQPFNPQLQRPTPRRPISDIIVFPDSIDKYRTTTPPPPPSIDTGDHQCVDGFNQSRSFCTKVHNYPDLSGLKGVLANRFANFFSDEPQPTDVGLRINDDEQYLCNSHVRYLYPKLGQRLDLSWQIIVNTDDFKQGILIEECDHEGESCQFLDSFPNNYVPVCKQHYVIRHLATVNNASNGQPEVANEPFKIPSCCKCVIKSKFSGDSSP; from the exons ATGCCTCCCTTTTGGTGGAAACTACTCAAAATAATGTTACTGCTCTTCGCACTCTTCACAACG ATAGTTTGTATCAATAGCGAAATGTCAAAGCGACGCGAGGCAGAGGccgaggcagaggcagaggcaaatTCAGTGGCAACGAGGTCAGCAACTGCGGCAACAAACAACTCCATTGATCTGACGCCCTTTCTGTCCGACAACCTGTTGAATATAATGCGTAACAgatcacagcagcagcaaccgcagccGCGGGATGAGTCACGATCACATGCGGAagaggaggagcagcagcagacaggCGAGGTGGAG TTGCCTGCCGAGGATATCGAGCAGCGTGTTCGTTCCATATTCAAGGTGCACGATGGCGATGGTGTAATGATTTTCAAT TCCACAacccaacaacagcaccatcAACAGCCCTCAACTacgcatcatcagcagcagcagccgttcAATCCTCAATTGCAGCGACCAACACCACGTCGTCCCATTTCGGACA TTATCGTGTTTCCCGACTCTATAGATAAGTATCGGACAACtacgccaccgccaccgccatcgATCGATACGGGCGATCATCAGTGCGTCGATGGCTTCAATCAGAGCCGTTCCTTCTGCACCAAGGTCCACAACTATCCCGACTTGTCTGGACTGAAAGGTGTTTTGGCAAATCGATTTGCCAACTTCTTCAGCGATGAGCCGCAGCCCACGGATGTGGGTCTCCGCATCAACGATGACGAGCAGTATCTGTGCAACAGTCATGTGAGATACTTGTATCCCAAACTGGGTCAGCGCTTGGATCTCTCCTGGCAGATAATCGTGAATACAGATGACTTCAAGCAGGGCATACTCATTGAAGAGTGCGA TCACGAGGGCGAGAGCTGTCAATTCCTGGACAGCTTTCCTAACAACTATGTGCCAGTCTGTAAACAACATTACGTGATACGCCATTTGGCCACGGTCAACAATGCCAGCAACGGGCAACCTGAGGTGGCCAACGAACCCTTCAAGATTCCTTCGTGCTGCAAGTGCGTGATAAAGAGCAAATTCTCAGGGGACAGCAGCCCTTGA
- the LOC133836624 gene encoding protein spaetzle isoform X9 produces MPPFWWKLLKIMLLLFALFTTSTTQQQHHQQPSTTHHQQQQPFNPQLQRPTPRRPISDIIVFPDSIDKYRTTTPPPPPSIDTGDHQCVDGFNQSRSFCTKVHNYPDLSGLKGVLANRFANFFSDEPQPTDVGLRINDDEQYLCNSHVRYLYPKLGQRLDLSWQIIVNTDDFKQGILIEECDHEGESCQFLDSFPNNYVPVCKQHYVIRHLATVNNASNGQPEVANEPFKIPSCCKCVIKSKFSGDSSP; encoded by the exons ATGCCTCCCTTTTGGTGGAAACTACTCAAAATAATGTTACTGCTCTTCGCACTCTTCACAACG TCCACAacccaacaacagcaccatcAACAGCCCTCAACTacgcatcatcagcagcagcagccgttcAATCCTCAATTGCAGCGACCAACACCACGTCGTCCCATTTCGGACA TTATCGTGTTTCCCGACTCTATAGATAAGTATCGGACAACtacgccaccgccaccgccatcgATCGATACGGGCGATCATCAGTGCGTCGATGGCTTCAATCAGAGCCGTTCCTTCTGCACCAAGGTCCACAACTATCCCGACTTGTCTGGACTGAAAGGTGTTTTGGCAAATCGATTTGCCAACTTCTTCAGCGATGAGCCGCAGCCCACGGATGTGGGTCTCCGCATCAACGATGACGAGCAGTATCTGTGCAACAGTCATGTGAGATACTTGTATCCCAAACTGGGTCAGCGCTTGGATCTCTCCTGGCAGATAATCGTGAATACAGATGACTTCAAGCAGGGCATACTCATTGAAGAGTGCGA TCACGAGGGCGAGAGCTGTCAATTCCTGGACAGCTTTCCTAACAACTATGTGCCAGTCTGTAAACAACATTACGTGATACGCCATTTGGCCACGGTCAACAATGCCAGCAACGGGCAACCTGAGGTGGCCAACGAACCCTTCAAGATTCCTTCGTGCTGCAAGTGCGTGATAAAGAGCAAATTCTCAGGGGACAGCAGCCCTTGA
- the LOC133836624 gene encoding protein spaetzle isoform X1, giving the protein MPPFWWKLLKIMLLLFALFTTIVCINSEMSKRREAEAEAEAEANSVATRSATAATNNSIDLTPFLSDNLLNIMRNRSQQQQPQPRDESRSHAEEEEQQQTGEVELPAEDIEQRVRSIFKVHDGDGVMIFNTTTTDDAPFMPSISTTMLGDQPASSDTWPYSQSESESETESQAETNAKPKHYHQYQSLNHQQQSFKVQRSPDGKLNLVFNDPLVSLQSTTQQQHHQQPSTTHHQQQQPFNPQLQRPTPRRPISDIIVFPDSIDKYRTTTPPPPPSIDTGDHQCVDGFNQSRSFCTKVHNYPDLSGLKGVLANRFANFFSDEPQPTDVGLRINDDEQYLCNSHVRYLYPKLGQRLDLSWQIIVNTDDFKQGILIEECDHEGESCQFLDSFPNNYVPVCKQHYVIRHLATVNNASNGQPEVANEPFKIPSCCKCVIKSKFSGDSSP; this is encoded by the exons ATGCCTCCCTTTTGGTGGAAACTACTCAAAATAATGTTACTGCTCTTCGCACTCTTCACAACG ATAGTTTGTATCAATAGCGAAATGTCAAAGCGACGCGAGGCAGAGGccgaggcagaggcagaggcaaatTCAGTGGCAACGAGGTCAGCAACTGCGGCAACAAACAACTCCATTGATCTGACGCCCTTTCTGTCCGACAACCTGTTGAATATAATGCGTAACAgatcacagcagcagcaaccgcagccGCGGGATGAGTCACGATCACATGCGGAagaggaggagcagcagcagacaggCGAGGTGGAG TTGCCTGCCGAGGATATCGAGCAGCGTGTTCGTTCCATATTCAAGGTGCACGATGGCGATGGTGTAATGATTTTCAAT acgacAACAACGGACGATGCACCTTTCATGCCATCCATATCCACCACCATGCTTGGTGATCAGCCAGCATCATCCGATACTTGGCCATACTCgcaatcagaatcagaatcagaaacTGAGTCTCAGGCAGAGACAAATGCCAAGCCCAAGCACTATCATCAATATCAAAGCTTGAACCATCAGCAGCAATCGTTCAAAGTGCAGAGATCACCGGATGGCAAGCTGAATCTTGTCTTTAACGATCCACTCGTGTCTTTGCAGTCCACAacccaacaacagcaccatcAACAGCCCTCAACTacgcatcatcagcagcagcagccgttcAATCCTCAATTGCAGCGACCAACACCACGTCGTCCCATTTCGGACA TTATCGTGTTTCCCGACTCTATAGATAAGTATCGGACAACtacgccaccgccaccgccatcgATCGATACGGGCGATCATCAGTGCGTCGATGGCTTCAATCAGAGCCGTTCCTTCTGCACCAAGGTCCACAACTATCCCGACTTGTCTGGACTGAAAGGTGTTTTGGCAAATCGATTTGCCAACTTCTTCAGCGATGAGCCGCAGCCCACGGATGTGGGTCTCCGCATCAACGATGACGAGCAGTATCTGTGCAACAGTCATGTGAGATACTTGTATCCCAAACTGGGTCAGCGCTTGGATCTCTCCTGGCAGATAATCGTGAATACAGATGACTTCAAGCAGGGCATACTCATTGAAGAGTGCGA TCACGAGGGCGAGAGCTGTCAATTCCTGGACAGCTTTCCTAACAACTATGTGCCAGTCTGTAAACAACATTACGTGATACGCCATTTGGCCACGGTCAACAATGCCAGCAACGGGCAACCTGAGGTGGCCAACGAACCCTTCAAGATTCCTTCGTGCTGCAAGTGCGTGATAAAGAGCAAATTCTCAGGGGACAGCAGCCCTTGA
- the LOC133836624 gene encoding protein spaetzle isoform X7, which translates to MPPFWWKLLKIMLLLFALFTTTTTTDDAPFMPSISTTMLGDQPASSDTWPYSQSESESETESQAETNAKPKHYHQYQSLNHQQQSFKVQRSPDGKLNLVFNDPLVSLQSTTQQQHHQQPSTTHHQQQQPFNPQLQRPTPRRPISDIIVFPDSIDKYRTTTPPPPPSIDTGDHQCVDGFNQSRSFCTKVHNYPDLSGLKGVLANRFANFFSDEPQPTDVGLRINDDEQYLCNSHVRYLYPKLGQRLDLSWQIIVNTDDFKQGILIEECDHEGESCQFLDSFPNNYVPVCKQHYVIRHLATVNNASNGQPEVANEPFKIPSCCKCVIKSKFSGDSSP; encoded by the exons ATGCCTCCCTTTTGGTGGAAACTACTCAAAATAATGTTACTGCTCTTCGCACTCTTCACAACG acgacAACAACGGACGATGCACCTTTCATGCCATCCATATCCACCACCATGCTTGGTGATCAGCCAGCATCATCCGATACTTGGCCATACTCgcaatcagaatcagaatcagaaacTGAGTCTCAGGCAGAGACAAATGCCAAGCCCAAGCACTATCATCAATATCAAAGCTTGAACCATCAGCAGCAATCGTTCAAAGTGCAGAGATCACCGGATGGCAAGCTGAATCTTGTCTTTAACGATCCACTCGTGTCTTTGCAGTCCACAacccaacaacagcaccatcAACAGCCCTCAACTacgcatcatcagcagcagcagccgttcAATCCTCAATTGCAGCGACCAACACCACGTCGTCCCATTTCGGACA TTATCGTGTTTCCCGACTCTATAGATAAGTATCGGACAACtacgccaccgccaccgccatcgATCGATACGGGCGATCATCAGTGCGTCGATGGCTTCAATCAGAGCCGTTCCTTCTGCACCAAGGTCCACAACTATCCCGACTTGTCTGGACTGAAAGGTGTTTTGGCAAATCGATTTGCCAACTTCTTCAGCGATGAGCCGCAGCCCACGGATGTGGGTCTCCGCATCAACGATGACGAGCAGTATCTGTGCAACAGTCATGTGAGATACTTGTATCCCAAACTGGGTCAGCGCTTGGATCTCTCCTGGCAGATAATCGTGAATACAGATGACTTCAAGCAGGGCATACTCATTGAAGAGTGCGA TCACGAGGGCGAGAGCTGTCAATTCCTGGACAGCTTTCCTAACAACTATGTGCCAGTCTGTAAACAACATTACGTGATACGCCATTTGGCCACGGTCAACAATGCCAGCAACGGGCAACCTGAGGTGGCCAACGAACCCTTCAAGATTCCTTCGTGCTGCAAGTGCGTGATAAAGAGCAAATTCTCAGGGGACAGCAGCCCTTGA
- the LOC133836624 gene encoding protein spaetzle isoform X2, with protein sequence MPPFWWKLLKIMLLLFALFTTIVCINSEMSKRREAEAEAEAEANSVATRSATAATNNSIDLTPFLSDNLLNIMRNRSQQQQPQPRDESRSHAEEEEQQQTGEVELPAEDIEQRVRSIFKVHDGDGVMIFNTTTTDDAPFMPSISTTMLGDQPASSDTWPYSQSESESETESQAETNAKPKHYHQYQSLNHQQQSFKVQRSPDGKLNLVFNDPLVSLQSTTQQQHHQQPSTTHHQQQQPFNPQLQRPTPRRPISDNKYRTTTPPPPPSIDTGDHQCVDGFNQSRSFCTKVHNYPDLSGLKGVLANRFANFFSDEPQPTDVGLRINDDEQYLCNSHVRYLYPKLGQRLDLSWQIIVNTDDFKQGILIEECDHEGESCQFLDSFPNNYVPVCKQHYVIRHLATVNNASNGQPEVANEPFKIPSCCKCVIKSKFSGDSSP encoded by the exons ATGCCTCCCTTTTGGTGGAAACTACTCAAAATAATGTTACTGCTCTTCGCACTCTTCACAACG ATAGTTTGTATCAATAGCGAAATGTCAAAGCGACGCGAGGCAGAGGccgaggcagaggcagaggcaaatTCAGTGGCAACGAGGTCAGCAACTGCGGCAACAAACAACTCCATTGATCTGACGCCCTTTCTGTCCGACAACCTGTTGAATATAATGCGTAACAgatcacagcagcagcaaccgcagccGCGGGATGAGTCACGATCACATGCGGAagaggaggagcagcagcagacaggCGAGGTGGAG TTGCCTGCCGAGGATATCGAGCAGCGTGTTCGTTCCATATTCAAGGTGCACGATGGCGATGGTGTAATGATTTTCAAT acgacAACAACGGACGATGCACCTTTCATGCCATCCATATCCACCACCATGCTTGGTGATCAGCCAGCATCATCCGATACTTGGCCATACTCgcaatcagaatcagaatcagaaacTGAGTCTCAGGCAGAGACAAATGCCAAGCCCAAGCACTATCATCAATATCAAAGCTTGAACCATCAGCAGCAATCGTTCAAAGTGCAGAGATCACCGGATGGCAAGCTGAATCTTGTCTTTAACGATCCACTCGTGTCTTTGCAGTCCACAacccaacaacagcaccatcAACAGCCCTCAACTacgcatcatcagcagcagcagccgttcAATCCTCAATTGCAGCGACCAACACCACGTCGTCCCATTTCGGACA ATAAGTATCGGACAACtacgccaccgccaccgccatcgATCGATACGGGCGATCATCAGTGCGTCGATGGCTTCAATCAGAGCCGTTCCTTCTGCACCAAGGTCCACAACTATCCCGACTTGTCTGGACTGAAAGGTGTTTTGGCAAATCGATTTGCCAACTTCTTCAGCGATGAGCCGCAGCCCACGGATGTGGGTCTCCGCATCAACGATGACGAGCAGTATCTGTGCAACAGTCATGTGAGATACTTGTATCCCAAACTGGGTCAGCGCTTGGATCTCTCCTGGCAGATAATCGTGAATACAGATGACTTCAAGCAGGGCATACTCATTGAAGAGTGCGA TCACGAGGGCGAGAGCTGTCAATTCCTGGACAGCTTTCCTAACAACTATGTGCCAGTCTGTAAACAACATTACGTGATACGCCATTTGGCCACGGTCAACAATGCCAGCAACGGGCAACCTGAGGTGGCCAACGAACCCTTCAAGATTCCTTCGTGCTGCAAGTGCGTGATAAAGAGCAAATTCTCAGGGGACAGCAGCCCTTGA
- the LOC133836624 gene encoding protein spaetzle isoform X10 → MPPFWWKLLKIMLLLFALFTTSTTQQQHHQQPSTTHHQQQQPFNPQLQRPTPRRPISDNKYRTTTPPPPPSIDTGDHQCVDGFNQSRSFCTKVHNYPDLSGLKGVLANRFANFFSDEPQPTDVGLRINDDEQYLCNSHVRYLYPKLGQRLDLSWQIIVNTDDFKQGILIEECDHEGESCQFLDSFPNNYVPVCKQHYVIRHLATVNNASNGQPEVANEPFKIPSCCKCVIKSKFSGDSSP, encoded by the exons ATGCCTCCCTTTTGGTGGAAACTACTCAAAATAATGTTACTGCTCTTCGCACTCTTCACAACG TCCACAacccaacaacagcaccatcAACAGCCCTCAACTacgcatcatcagcagcagcagccgttcAATCCTCAATTGCAGCGACCAACACCACGTCGTCCCATTTCGGACA ATAAGTATCGGACAACtacgccaccgccaccgccatcgATCGATACGGGCGATCATCAGTGCGTCGATGGCTTCAATCAGAGCCGTTCCTTCTGCACCAAGGTCCACAACTATCCCGACTTGTCTGGACTGAAAGGTGTTTTGGCAAATCGATTTGCCAACTTCTTCAGCGATGAGCCGCAGCCCACGGATGTGGGTCTCCGCATCAACGATGACGAGCAGTATCTGTGCAACAGTCATGTGAGATACTTGTATCCCAAACTGGGTCAGCGCTTGGATCTCTCCTGGCAGATAATCGTGAATACAGATGACTTCAAGCAGGGCATACTCATTGAAGAGTGCGA TCACGAGGGCGAGAGCTGTCAATTCCTGGACAGCTTTCCTAACAACTATGTGCCAGTCTGTAAACAACATTACGTGATACGCCATTTGGCCACGGTCAACAATGCCAGCAACGGGCAACCTGAGGTGGCCAACGAACCCTTCAAGATTCCTTCGTGCTGCAAGTGCGTGATAAAGAGCAAATTCTCAGGGGACAGCAGCCCTTGA
- the LOC133836624 gene encoding protein spaetzle isoform X6 encodes MPPFWWKLLKIMLLLFALFTTIVCINSEMSKRREAEAEAEAEANSVATRSATAATNNSIDLTPFLSDNLLNIMRNRSQQQQPQPRDESRSHAEEEEQQQTGEVELPAEDIEQRVRSIFKVHDGDGVMIFNSTTQQQHHQQPSTTHHQQQQPFNPQLQRPTPRRPISDNKYRTTTPPPPPSIDTGDHQCVDGFNQSRSFCTKVHNYPDLSGLKGVLANRFANFFSDEPQPTDVGLRINDDEQYLCNSHVRYLYPKLGQRLDLSWQIIVNTDDFKQGILIEECDHEGESCQFLDSFPNNYVPVCKQHYVIRHLATVNNASNGQPEVANEPFKIPSCCKCVIKSKFSGDSSP; translated from the exons ATGCCTCCCTTTTGGTGGAAACTACTCAAAATAATGTTACTGCTCTTCGCACTCTTCACAACG ATAGTTTGTATCAATAGCGAAATGTCAAAGCGACGCGAGGCAGAGGccgaggcagaggcagaggcaaatTCAGTGGCAACGAGGTCAGCAACTGCGGCAACAAACAACTCCATTGATCTGACGCCCTTTCTGTCCGACAACCTGTTGAATATAATGCGTAACAgatcacagcagcagcaaccgcagccGCGGGATGAGTCACGATCACATGCGGAagaggaggagcagcagcagacaggCGAGGTGGAG TTGCCTGCCGAGGATATCGAGCAGCGTGTTCGTTCCATATTCAAGGTGCACGATGGCGATGGTGTAATGATTTTCAAT TCCACAacccaacaacagcaccatcAACAGCCCTCAACTacgcatcatcagcagcagcagccgttcAATCCTCAATTGCAGCGACCAACACCACGTCGTCCCATTTCGGACA ATAAGTATCGGACAACtacgccaccgccaccgccatcgATCGATACGGGCGATCATCAGTGCGTCGATGGCTTCAATCAGAGCCGTTCCTTCTGCACCAAGGTCCACAACTATCCCGACTTGTCTGGACTGAAAGGTGTTTTGGCAAATCGATTTGCCAACTTCTTCAGCGATGAGCCGCAGCCCACGGATGTGGGTCTCCGCATCAACGATGACGAGCAGTATCTGTGCAACAGTCATGTGAGATACTTGTATCCCAAACTGGGTCAGCGCTTGGATCTCTCCTGGCAGATAATCGTGAATACAGATGACTTCAAGCAGGGCATACTCATTGAAGAGTGCGA TCACGAGGGCGAGAGCTGTCAATTCCTGGACAGCTTTCCTAACAACTATGTGCCAGTCTGTAAACAACATTACGTGATACGCCATTTGGCCACGGTCAACAATGCCAGCAACGGGCAACCTGAGGTGGCCAACGAACCCTTCAAGATTCCTTCGTGCTGCAAGTGCGTGATAAAGAGCAAATTCTCAGGGGACAGCAGCCCTTGA